One region of Candidatus Acidiferrales bacterium genomic DNA includes:
- the lptD gene encoding LPS assembly protein LptD, whose translation MRRKRAANLAALLLLAMALPKAAPAQGQAVIPRSQAGGKGIGELRLEADTQKQSGKIFSADGHVDIVYQNTRLRADHVDYNEETKTATARGHVQLDYETQQLEADSGTYNFATERGTFRNVRGTVRSFHVENPNVLVSQNPLTFSAAEVQRIDEETYEVKRAWVTVCRPDRPVWKFYAPRAVIHLQKSVELRNATFRLLYVPIIYLPYASLPAGTKLRQSGFLIPDATKSTTRGYLLGDSFYWAPTDWMDATVGAEYLSLRGSSQTGEIRMKPWQNVTLNASYYGVIDRGLPEAGGILMKQGGHEGKLFLDARLPDGWRAVANIDQLSSLTFRLAFAQTFAQAVNSEVQNTAFLTKDTNGYSLSLASTSYKNYLSASPDASIDIRNAPELRASSVDRAPWRNLPIYFGFDAFADAVHRETNVAPEFATPSFVSRMEFAPNVTLPLHLGPWLDITPTFTLRETRYGGQLVNGIFASSPFVRSTQEFTLDVRPPSLDRVWSDGEEKWKHTIEPSIEYHYVNGVSDFSHYLLFDEDDTLTDTNDVQYGVTQRLFRKDGDNGGEELISWDVQQKYFFDPTFGGALVPGQRNVFQALDSLTPFAFADSLHRFSPIISDLNVEPGGKFDTEFRVDYDPVRGQTTAIGTLVKVRPYKQSFLTLADFSAVNIPATSPANPGVIEPRSNQIRAMAGYGDLTSKGWSGLFGFSYDISESVFQNQVIQMTYNGSCCGIGFMYRRLSLGTVRNENQFGVVFHIANLGSFGNVRRQESIF comes from the coding sequence TTGCGGCGCAAGCGGGCCGCGAATCTTGCGGCGCTCCTGCTGCTCGCGATGGCCCTGCCGAAAGCCGCGCCGGCGCAAGGTCAGGCGGTGATCCCGCGAAGCCAGGCGGGGGGGAAAGGCATCGGCGAGCTAAGGCTCGAAGCGGACACCCAGAAGCAGTCGGGGAAGATTTTTAGCGCGGACGGGCACGTGGACATCGTGTACCAAAACACGAGGCTGCGCGCGGACCACGTGGATTACAACGAAGAGACGAAGACAGCAACCGCGCGCGGACACGTGCAACTGGACTACGAGACGCAGCAGCTGGAAGCGGATTCAGGGACGTACAACTTCGCGACGGAACGCGGGACGTTTCGCAACGTGCGCGGGACGGTACGATCCTTCCATGTTGAAAACCCCAACGTGCTGGTGAGCCAGAATCCGCTGACGTTCAGCGCCGCAGAGGTGCAGCGCATTGACGAAGAAACCTACGAAGTGAAGCGCGCGTGGGTGACGGTCTGCCGGCCGGACCGACCGGTGTGGAAATTTTATGCGCCGCGGGCGGTGATTCATCTCCAGAAATCAGTGGAGCTGCGCAATGCGACGTTTCGCTTACTGTACGTGCCGATCATTTATTTGCCGTACGCGTCCTTGCCGGCGGGAACAAAGCTGCGGCAATCGGGATTTCTGATTCCCGATGCGACGAAATCGACGACGAGAGGATATTTGCTGGGCGATTCGTTTTATTGGGCGCCAACGGACTGGATGGACGCGACTGTGGGCGCGGAATACCTGAGCCTGCGCGGGTCGAGCCAAACAGGCGAGATTCGCATGAAACCGTGGCAGAACGTGACGCTGAATGCCAGTTATTACGGCGTGATTGACCGGGGCTTGCCGGAGGCGGGCGGGATTCTGATGAAGCAGGGCGGGCATGAAGGCAAACTTTTTCTGGACGCGAGGCTGCCGGACGGATGGCGAGCCGTGGCGAATATCGATCAGTTGTCGTCGCTGACGTTCCGGCTGGCCTTCGCGCAAACGTTTGCGCAAGCGGTGAATTCCGAAGTGCAAAACACGGCGTTTCTGACCAAGGATACCAACGGATACAGCCTGAGCCTGGCATCCACGAGCTACAAAAATTATCTGAGCGCATCGCCGGATGCATCGATCGACATACGAAATGCACCGGAGCTTCGCGCGAGTTCCGTGGATCGCGCGCCATGGCGAAATCTGCCGATCTATTTCGGCTTCGACGCGTTCGCGGACGCGGTGCACCGCGAAACGAACGTGGCGCCGGAGTTCGCGACGCCGTCGTTCGTGTCGCGGATGGAGTTCGCACCGAACGTGACGCTGCCGCTGCATTTGGGGCCGTGGCTGGACATCACGCCGACATTTACGCTGCGAGAGACGCGATACGGAGGGCAACTGGTGAACGGCATTTTTGCAAGCTCGCCATTCGTGCGCAGCACGCAGGAATTCACGCTGGATGTGCGGCCGCCGTCGCTGGACCGCGTGTGGAGCGACGGTGAAGAGAAGTGGAAGCACACCATCGAGCCGTCGATTGAATATCACTACGTGAACGGCGTGTCGGATTTTTCGCACTATCTGCTTTTTGACGAGGACGACACACTGACGGACACGAACGACGTGCAGTATGGCGTGACGCAGCGGCTGTTTCGCAAGGACGGCGACAACGGCGGCGAGGAGCTGATCAGCTGGGACGTGCAGCAGAAATATTTTTTCGATCCGACGTTCGGCGGCGCGCTTGTGCCGGGCCAGAGGAATGTGTTTCAGGCGCTGGATTCGCTGACGCCATTTGCGTTTGCCGACAGCCTGCACCGGTTTTCGCCGATCATCAGCGACCTGAACGTCGAGCCGGGCGGGAAATTCGACACGGAATTTCGCGTGGACTACGACCCGGTGCGCGGGCAGACGACGGCGATCGGCACGCTGGTGAAAGTGCGGCCGTACAAGCAGTCGTTTCTGACGCTGGCGGATTTTTCGGCGGTGAATATTCCGGCGACTTCGCCGGCAAATCCGGGAGTCATCGAGCCGCGCTCGAACCAGATCCGCGCGATGGCGGGATATGGGGATTTGACGTCAAAGGGATGGAGCGGGCTTTTCGGATTCAGCTATGACATCAGCGAGTCAGTCTTTCAGAACCAGGTGATTCAGATGACCTACAACGGGTCCTGCTGCGGAATCGGATTCATGTACCGCAGGCTTTCGCTGGGCACGGTGCGAAATGAAAATCAGTTTGGCGTGGTGTTTCACATTGCGAATCTGGGATCGTTTGGCAATGTGCGGCGGCAGGAGAGCATTTTCTAG
- a CDS encoding amidase — MKDELSYLTISEAAALLRRKKLSPVELTEAALERIAALNPRLNAFITVTAERARKEARAAEREIARGRHRGPLHGIPITLKDNIWTAGVRTTAGSKILQDFVPRVDAEVAKKFTQAGGVLLGKTNLHEFAYGITTENPHYGPARNPWNTNCIPGGSTGGSAAALAAGIGFAAIGTDTGGSIRIPSALCGIVGLKPTFGRVSCEGIVPLAPTLDHAGPIARTVADVAIMLDIIGRCDEAPGAFYRAARGGWKKRGRLRLGWPREYFFERADAEITKAIEEAMKVFKELGARIEEVSVPHAKESGEPSTQIALAEALEYHESQGYFPAHATEYGEDVRKRLEMGSAVRAVDYLMGQQAREKLREDFRAAFERVDAIVAPATPIAAPRIGEESVKVNGESQSVRGLLVGVSRPANFTGFPAISVPCGFTRSGLPIGMSLHGPEWGEAKLLSIAAAYERATEWHNRHPEFK, encoded by the coding sequence ATGAAAGACGAGCTGAGCTATCTGACTATCAGCGAAGCGGCGGCGCTGCTGCGGCGAAAGAAACTTTCGCCCGTGGAGCTGACCGAAGCGGCGCTTGAGCGAATTGCGGCGCTGAATCCGCGGCTGAATGCATTCATCACGGTGACGGCGGAGCGCGCACGGAAGGAAGCGCGAGCGGCGGAGCGGGAGATCGCGCGAGGCAGGCATCGCGGGCCGCTGCACGGCATCCCCATCACGCTCAAGGACAATATCTGGACGGCGGGCGTGCGGACGACCGCTGGATCGAAAATCCTGCAAGATTTCGTGCCACGCGTGGACGCAGAGGTCGCGAAGAAGTTCACGCAAGCGGGCGGCGTGCTGCTGGGGAAAACGAACCTGCACGAATTTGCCTATGGAATTACGACCGAGAATCCGCACTACGGGCCGGCGCGGAATCCGTGGAATACGAACTGCATTCCGGGAGGATCGACGGGCGGCTCCGCCGCAGCGCTGGCGGCGGGAATCGGATTCGCGGCTATCGGGACGGATACGGGCGGGTCCATTCGCATTCCTTCGGCGCTGTGCGGAATTGTGGGGCTGAAGCCGACCTTTGGGCGCGTGAGCTGCGAGGGAATCGTGCCGCTGGCGCCGACGCTCGATCACGCCGGGCCGATTGCGCGAACCGTGGCGGATGTGGCGATCATGCTCGACATTATCGGAAGATGCGACGAAGCCCCGGGAGCGTTTTATCGCGCGGCGCGGGGCGGATGGAAAAAGCGAGGACGATTGCGCCTGGGATGGCCGCGCGAATATTTTTTTGAGCGCGCGGATGCGGAGATCACAAAAGCGATTGAAGAAGCGATGAAAGTTTTCAAGGAGCTCGGCGCGCGAATCGAAGAGGTTTCGGTGCCGCACGCGAAGGAATCCGGTGAACCGAGCACGCAAATCGCGCTGGCGGAGGCGCTGGAATATCACGAAAGCCAGGGCTATTTTCCGGCGCACGCGACGGAGTATGGCGAGGATGTGCGGAAACGGTTGGAAATGGGCAGCGCCGTGCGGGCGGTGGATTACTTGATGGGACAGCAGGCGCGGGAAAAATTGCGCGAGGATTTTCGCGCCGCGTTCGAGCGCGTGGATGCCATCGTGGCACCGGCGACGCCGATTGCCGCGCCGCGCATCGGCGAAGAAAGCGTCAAAGTCAACGGCGAATCGCAGTCGGTTCGCGGGTTGCTGGTCGGCGTGAGCCGTCCGGCGAATTTCACGGGCTTTCCGGCGATTTCCGTGCCGTGCGGATTCACGCGCAGCGGATTACCCATCGGCATGTCGCTGCACGGGCCGGAGTGGGGCGAAGCGAAGTTATTGAGCATTGCCGCCGCTTACGAGCGGGCGACGGAGTGGCACAATCGGCATCCGGAATTCAAGTGA
- a CDS encoding cytochrome c biogenesis protein CcdA, with translation MKVGVFAALVAGIISFLSPCVLPLVPGYVSMLSGVGVDQLQQGKNSRGATLAAAIAFVIGFSLVFIGFGASASAVGTFLQEHRTELTPLAGALILLFGLHLIGWLGKLSIRAGLVIGVVIVAAGIAMALWMNTNSSDFRPVHLFALSLIFLLGPAMTRWLNRDVHFRNMGGQPGAVSGFLMGFAFAFGWTPCIGPILATVLTLAATQGTVMRGVFLLTAYSAGLAIPFLLTAIGIGQFLKFYQRFRRHIHWVEVFSGVLLLAVGALIFVNRLTWLSGKLSFLNRFSR, from the coding sequence ATGAAAGTCGGCGTATTTGCGGCGCTCGTGGCGGGAATCATTTCATTCCTGTCGCCGTGCGTCTTGCCGCTGGTGCCGGGGTACGTTTCGATGCTTTCCGGCGTGGGCGTAGACCAACTGCAGCAGGGCAAAAATTCGCGCGGCGCGACGCTCGCGGCGGCGATTGCGTTCGTCATCGGATTTTCGCTGGTGTTCATCGGTTTTGGCGCTTCGGCGAGCGCGGTGGGAACATTTCTGCAAGAACATAGGACGGAACTCACGCCGCTGGCTGGAGCGCTGATTCTGCTCTTTGGCCTGCACTTGATTGGCTGGCTCGGGAAGCTTTCGATTCGCGCGGGACTGGTGATCGGCGTGGTTATTGTCGCGGCGGGAATCGCGATGGCGCTCTGGATGAACACGAATTCGAGCGATTTCCGGCCGGTGCATCTTTTCGCGCTGTCGCTGATTTTTCTGCTGGGGCCAGCGATGACGCGCTGGCTCAACCGCGACGTGCATTTTCGCAATATGGGCGGGCAGCCGGGCGCGGTGAGCGGATTCCTGATGGGCTTCGCGTTCGCGTTTGGATGGACGCCGTGCATCGGGCCGATTCTGGCGACGGTGCTGACGCTGGCAGCGACGCAGGGCACGGTGATGCGCGGCGTATTTTTGCTGACGGCATATTCGGCGGGACTGGCGATTCCCTTTTTGCTGACGGCGATCGGGATCGGACAATTCCTGAAATTCTATCAGCGCTTCCGACGGCATATTCATTGGGTGGAAGTGTTCAGCGGCGTGCTGCTGCTTGCGGTGGGCGCACTGATTTTTGTGAACCGGCTGACATGGCTTTCGGGTAAACTGAGCTTTCTGAACCGTTTTTCGAGATAA
- a CDS encoding TlpA disulfide reductase family protein, with amino-acid sequence MNRMTGILAAGMLAVMSLGFAGCGGAAPANAGNAASAKASPNANKPNEPDVTFQKLDGAELPLASLKGKVVLVNFWATWCAACQDEIPWMIGFQQKYADQGFTILGVAMDDDGKKVVDPFVEKTQFDVDGQKMAMSYPIIIGNYDLAEKFGGLIGLPTTIVISRDGKVVKRIIGLVDRGELQGIIEDQLKLHS; translated from the coding sequence ATGAATCGCATGACAGGAATATTGGCGGCGGGAATGCTGGCGGTGATGTCGCTGGGATTTGCAGGATGCGGAGGAGCGGCGCCGGCGAACGCGGGAAATGCGGCGAGCGCAAAGGCCAGCCCCAATGCGAACAAACCGAACGAGCCGGACGTCACATTCCAGAAGCTGGATGGCGCGGAATTGCCGCTAGCGAGCCTGAAAGGCAAAGTCGTGCTGGTGAATTTCTGGGCGACATGGTGTGCAGCTTGTCAGGATGAGATTCCGTGGATGATCGGCTTCCAGCAGAAATATGCAGACCAGGGATTTACGATTCTTGGCGTGGCGATGGACGACGATGGGAAGAAAGTCGTCGACCCGTTCGTGGAGAAGACGCAATTTGACGTCGACGGGCAGAAGATGGCGATGAGCTATCCGATCATCATCGGGAATTACGATCTGGCGGAGAAATTCGGCGGGTTGATCGGATTGCCGACGACGATCGTGATTTCGCGCGACGGGAAAGTGGTGAAACGGATCATCGGATTGGTGGACCGCGGCGAATTGCAAGGGATTATTGAAGACCAACTGAAGCTGCATTCGTAA
- the cyaY gene encoding iron donor protein CyaY, with protein sequence MDEREFQKKCEDVFESLADRLAELGDEHDFEVEGGSGKIEVQFSDADETRFVISPNSPVRQIWISALTTSFKLGWSDEKGAFVLDKTGETLDQVMSRILSQQLGAAVMV encoded by the coding sequence ATGGACGAGCGCGAGTTCCAGAAAAAATGCGAAGATGTGTTCGAGAGCCTGGCGGACCGACTCGCGGAGCTCGGCGACGAGCACGATTTTGAAGTCGAAGGCGGCAGCGGGAAAATCGAGGTTCAGTTCAGCGATGCGGATGAAACGCGCTTCGTCATCAGCCCGAATTCGCCGGTGCGGCAGATCTGGATTTCGGCGCTGACGACGAGTTTCAAGCTGGGATGGTCGGATGAGAAGGGCGCGTTTGTGCTGGACAAAACCGGCGAAACGCTGGATCAGGTAATGAGCCGGATTTTGAGCCAGCAACTGGGCGCGGCGGTGATGGTATAG
- a CDS encoding protein-disulfide reductase DsbD domain-containing protein: protein MRGVAGLAAVACLLALGGVHAARAQNLPAPASVAKAQTYVSLEPVPRGSTFEIAAVVHVLPGFHMNSHKPSEDYLIPTLLTAKPHAGIKEIETIYPPGIDKKLSFSDKPLSVYTGTFTIRAKFSVAANAALGATSLPFTLQYQACNEDSCLPPVRIPVMAKIDVAPAGTKARQMSPQIFSSKPAGGTK, encoded by the coding sequence ATGCGCGGAGTTGCGGGACTTGCAGCCGTGGCGTGTTTGCTCGCGCTCGGAGGCGTTCACGCGGCGCGTGCGCAAAATCTGCCTGCACCTGCTTCCGTGGCGAAGGCGCAAACATATGTTTCGCTGGAGCCGGTGCCGCGCGGGAGCACATTCGAGATAGCAGCGGTCGTGCATGTCCTGCCGGGATTTCACATGAATTCGCACAAGCCTTCGGAGGATTATCTGATTCCGACATTGCTGACGGCGAAGCCACACGCGGGCATCAAGGAAATCGAGACGATTTATCCGCCAGGAATCGACAAGAAGCTCTCGTTTTCGGACAAGCCGCTTTCGGTTTATACCGGCACATTCACGATTCGTGCGAAATTTTCCGTTGCGGCCAATGCGGCGCTGGGCGCGACGAGCTTGCCATTCACGCTGCAGTATCAGGCTTGCAATGAAGATTCGTGCCTGCCGCCGGTGCGAATTCCAGTGATGGCGAAAATTGATGTGGCTCCGGCAGGGACGAAGGCGCGGCAGATGTCGCCGCAGATTTTCAGCAGCAAGCCAGCCGGCGGCACGAAGTAG
- the gltX gene encoding glutamate--tRNA ligase, protein MASGSKPRVRFAPSPTGYLHVGGARTALFNWLFARHEGGTFILRVEDTDVERNKPELVEGILEGLRWLGVQWDEGPYFQSQRMDLYRAAAERLLASGAAFACYCKAIQYAGADAVVEGEEGAEKAARTPPCPCRDMTPAERQEKERQGLPRAIRFATPRSGVTRFEDAVFGPREVQNAEIEDFVLLRSSGVPTYQLGAVVDDIDMRITHIIRGADHLSNTPKQALLYAALGAPAPIFAHVPLILGADRTRLSKRHGATSVGSYSEEGFLPEAFRNFLALLGWSTGSDEEFLRTSELISRFSLSGISRTNAIFDRPKLEWFNAQYLQKLPIDELLPYVKSELQRTGLWRDAWDAAERDWFAHTVDLLRPRTRLLPDFATWARAFFSDDFDYDAEARAKFWKDPKLPDLLEKLAAALEALTDWNHDACDHALRALAEAEGVKAGLLINATRVAIVGRAVAPPLFETMVVLGKGRVVSRLRRALPDVTAL, encoded by the coding sequence ATGGCCTCCGGCTCCAAACCGCGCGTTCGCTTCGCTCCGTCGCCCACGGGCTATCTTCACGTCGGCGGCGCGCGCACGGCGCTTTTCAATTGGCTTTTCGCGCGCCATGAAGGCGGCACGTTCATTCTGCGCGTCGAAGACACGGACGTCGAGCGCAACAAGCCCGAGCTCGTCGAGGGAATTCTCGAAGGCCTGCGCTGGCTCGGCGTCCAGTGGGACGAAGGTCCTTACTTCCAGTCGCAGCGTATGGATCTCTATCGCGCCGCAGCGGAACGCCTGCTCGCCAGCGGCGCCGCCTTCGCGTGCTATTGCAAGGCCATCCAGTACGCAGGCGCAGACGCCGTCGTCGAAGGCGAAGAAGGCGCGGAAAAAGCCGCGCGCACGCCGCCGTGTCCTTGCCGCGACATGACGCCCGCCGAGCGCCAGGAAAAAGAGCGTCAGGGCTTGCCGCGCGCCATTCGTTTCGCCACGCCGCGCTCCGGCGTGACGCGCTTCGAAGACGCGGTCTTTGGTCCGCGCGAAGTGCAGAACGCCGAAATCGAGGACTTCGTTCTCCTGCGTTCTTCCGGCGTGCCGACGTATCAACTCGGCGCTGTCGTCGACGACATCGACATGCGCATCACGCACATCATTCGCGGCGCCGATCATCTCTCGAACACGCCGAAGCAGGCTCTGCTCTACGCCGCGCTCGGCGCACCGGCGCCGATTTTCGCGCACGTGCCGCTGATTCTTGGCGCCGACCGCACGCGCCTCTCCAAGCGCCACGGCGCCACGAGCGTCGGCTCCTATTCCGAAGAGGGATTTTTGCCCGAAGCCTTCCGCAATTTTCTTGCGCTGCTCGGCTGGTCCACCGGCTCCGACGAGGAATTCCTGCGTACGTCCGAACTCATCTCGCGATTTTCGCTTTCCGGCATCAGCCGCACCAACGCGATTTTCGATCGCCCCAAGCTCGAATGGTTCAACGCACAGTATCTTCAGAAACTTCCCATCGACGAGCTCCTGCCTTACGTGAAATCCGAATTGCAGCGCACCGGCCTTTGGCGCGATGCCTGGGACGCCGCCGAGCGCGACTGGTTCGCGCACACCGTCGATTTGCTCCGTCCGCGCACGCGCCTGCTTCCCGATTTCGCCACATGGGCTCGCGCATTTTTCTCCGACGATTTTGATTACGACGCCGAAGCGCGCGCAAAATTCTGGAAAGATCCGAAACTTCCGGATTTGCTCGAGAAGTTAGCCGCCGCGCTCGAGGCCCTCACCGATTGGAATCACGATGCCTGCGACCACGCTCTCCGCGCGCTCGCCGAAGCCGAAGGCGTCAAGGCCGGTTTGCTCATCAACGCCACGCGTGTCGCCATCGTGGGCCGCGCCGTCGCGCCGCCGCTCTTCGAGACCATGGTCGTCCTCGGCAAAGGCCGCGTCGTCTCGCGCCTCCGCCGCGCTCTTCCGGACGTCACCGCGCTTTAG
- a CDS encoding ABC transporter permease, producing the protein MRHLRAFLLRLTGLFRRRTRDRELADELESHLQMHIDENIRRGMTPTEARRQALIASGGMEQAKEAYRDRRGLPFLETLWQDIRFALRMLRKSPGFTAVAVLTLALGIGANTAMFSALYGLVLRPLPYADSSRLVMLWDSNRKAGQRHLPVIQGSFPIFESQAKSFEDMAAFGAMAASRDELFADRLWGTEERLAVSAMSPQFSSVLKVTPLLGRTFTASEAVRVVKDDQWQFAHVAILSYSFWKQHYGADPDIIGKTLTMNDIGLRYQYTIVGVMPKGFDFPYPLDAAKPDVWVNLTFTASRFEFGNVLRVVGRLKPGVSLAQAQAEINTIADRIRAQYPKYYKDEYVSVVPLNSDLIQNVRATLWVLLAAFAFILLIGCANVGNLLLVRAVSREREMAIRATLGAGRWTLIGQMLTEGMLLALTGGALGIFLAYASLRAFVALLPQSIYIPRLDSVALDTRMLIFAALLSVIAAGVFSVLPSLRLARPNLNETMKSGSVRKSSPARSVLRRPGSALLVVEVSLALVLLTSALLMLRSMQKLLAVNSQFQPERLLSMDVAIDNAYGMSLPDNDETTIPTRFEQFEDRLAAMPGVEAVALTDWLPVVPHAHTLDEFKADSGGGRIAEEFQSAAMHSVSPAYFDMMDMRLLRGRWLADSDRNGTLPVAVINEAMAEAYWPNRDPLGLKGKPRFRYTDKDISYTIVGIVREPKRFATGDTPEPTVYVSFSQAPLMVATALVRTAANPKGIAAAMREAALQMVPGHMFVGQVQTGEELVSEVSATPRFTTQLLTAFSGLALLLALVGVYGLISYYTSQRTHEIGIRMALGAQRGDVMRLVLREGMLLVSLGVAGGIILAYGLAKGLASLVYGISVTDFHSFAGAAVLLLVVTLAACYIPARRAMKVDPMVALRYE; encoded by the coding sequence TTGAGACACCTTCGCGCCTTCTTGTTGCGTTTGACAGGCTTATTTCGTCGCCGAACGCGCGACCGCGAGTTAGCCGACGAGCTCGAAAGCCATCTCCAGATGCACATTGATGAAAACATCCGCCGCGGCATGACGCCTACCGAAGCTCGCCGCCAGGCCCTCATCGCCTCCGGCGGCATGGAACAAGCGAAAGAAGCCTACCGCGACCGCCGCGGCCTGCCATTTCTTGAAACGCTCTGGCAGGACATTCGCTTCGCCCTGCGCATGCTGCGAAAATCTCCTGGCTTCACCGCCGTCGCCGTCCTCACTCTCGCCCTCGGCATCGGCGCCAACACCGCGATGTTCAGCGCGCTTTACGGATTGGTCTTACGCCCGTTGCCGTACGCGGACTCGTCGCGATTGGTGATGCTGTGGGATTCGAACCGCAAAGCGGGGCAAAGACACCTTCCGGTGATCCAGGGATCGTTTCCAATTTTCGAAAGTCAGGCGAAGAGCTTTGAAGACATGGCCGCGTTCGGTGCCATGGCTGCTTCGCGAGATGAGCTTTTTGCTGACAGATTGTGGGGAACCGAGGAGCGTCTGGCAGTCTCCGCAATGTCGCCTCAATTTTCCTCCGTATTGAAAGTGACGCCACTCCTCGGACGCACATTCACGGCGAGCGAGGCTGTGCGAGTGGTAAAGGACGACCAGTGGCAATTCGCGCATGTGGCGATTCTGAGCTACTCATTCTGGAAGCAGCATTACGGCGCAGATCCTGACATCATCGGTAAGACTCTCACCATGAACGATATTGGTTTGCGCTACCAATACACAATCGTCGGAGTGATGCCGAAAGGTTTTGATTTTCCCTATCCGCTGGATGCGGCCAAACCAGACGTTTGGGTGAATTTGACATTTACTGCAAGTCGATTTGAGTTTGGGAACGTTCTAAGGGTTGTGGGCCGTCTGAAACCGGGCGTGAGCTTGGCTCAAGCGCAGGCAGAGATCAACACCATTGCGGACCGTATTCGCGCGCAGTATCCGAAATATTACAAGGACGAGTATGTCAGCGTCGTCCCGCTGAATTCGGACCTTATTCAAAACGTGCGCGCGACGTTGTGGGTTTTACTGGCGGCATTCGCGTTCATTCTGCTCATCGGCTGCGCGAATGTGGGCAACCTCTTGCTGGTCCGCGCGGTGTCGCGTGAAAGAGAAATGGCAATTCGCGCCACGCTGGGTGCGGGCCGGTGGACGTTGATCGGACAAATGCTGACCGAAGGGATGCTGCTGGCGCTAACGGGCGGCGCTTTGGGCATATTCCTGGCTTACGCAAGTTTGCGCGCTTTCGTCGCGCTGCTGCCGCAGTCGATTTACATTCCGCGCCTGGATTCCGTGGCGCTGGATACGCGAATGCTGATTTTCGCAGCATTGCTCTCGGTAATTGCCGCGGGAGTATTCAGCGTGCTGCCGAGCCTGCGTTTGGCGCGGCCGAATCTGAATGAAACGATGAAATCAGGAAGCGTGCGTAAATCCTCGCCGGCGCGCTCTGTCTTGCGCAGGCCGGGGAGCGCGCTGCTGGTTGTCGAAGTCTCGTTGGCTCTTGTCTTGCTAACTAGCGCGCTATTGATGTTGCGCAGCATGCAGAAGTTGCTCGCCGTGAACAGCCAGTTTCAACCCGAGCGGTTGCTTTCGATGGATGTTGCCATCGACAACGCCTACGGGATGTCTCTGCCAGACAACGATGAGACGACGATACCGACTCGTTTCGAGCAGTTCGAGGACCGCCTCGCGGCAATGCCCGGTGTGGAAGCAGTCGCCTTGACCGACTGGTTGCCGGTGGTGCCTCACGCGCACACTTTAGATGAGTTTAAGGCCGATAGTGGCGGCGGACGTATCGCCGAAGAGTTTCAATCGGCCGCGATGCACAGTGTCTCGCCGGCATACTTCGACATGATGGATATGAGGCTGCTGCGCGGGCGGTGGCTGGCAGATTCGGATCGAAACGGGACGTTGCCGGTGGCGGTCATCAACGAAGCGATGGCGGAAGCGTACTGGCCGAATCGCGACCCTCTCGGGTTGAAGGGGAAGCCGAGATTCCGATATACCGACAAAGACATTTCATACACCATTGTAGGGATCGTTCGTGAGCCAAAACGATTCGCGACTGGCGACACGCCGGAGCCGACCGTGTATGTCAGTTTTTCGCAAGCTCCTTTGATGGTTGCGACTGCACTCGTGCGCACCGCAGCGAATCCAAAAGGAATAGCGGCGGCGATGCGCGAAGCTGCGTTGCAGATGGTCCCAGGGCACATGTTTGTCGGCCAGGTGCAGACCGGTGAGGAACTGGTCTCCGAAGTGAGCGCAACGCCCAGGTTCACGACGCAGCTGTTGACCGCATTTTCGGGCCTCGCGCTGCTGCTGGCTCTCGTAGGCGTTTACGGACTCATTTCCTATTACACGTCGCAGAGAACGCACGAAATTGGAATACGCATGGCTCTCGGCGCGCAGCGCGGGGATGTGATGCGGTTGGTGCTGCGAGAGGGCATGCTGCTTGTGAGTTTGGGTGTCGCGGGCGGCATCATCCTTGCCTATGGTCTCGCGAAAGGTCTGGCGAGTTTGGTTTACGGAATTTCGGTGACGGATTTCCATTCCTTCGCAGGTGCCGCGGTTCTGCTTCTCGTTGTGACGCTCGCCGCCTGCTACATCCCCGCCCGCCGCGCCATGAAAGTCGATCCTATGGTCGCCCTTCGTTACGAATAG